A genomic segment from Streptomyces antibioticus encodes:
- a CDS encoding tetratricopeptide repeat protein, with the protein MRDSHRTDAERLLTRAVEEEVRRSGGRTDRQALLTRARGALDAMAGSAAEEYEAYARAADAAQARRTGFVRRSARAGGRTPLLVAGVAAVTTTVADLALGTGPGTALGAGVAVGVVGAATTVVKAAGTHRPAEGPPGGTEQLRLQWLTALEVRGIRPFLDQQRMLAATTGPRKRPGPRLRGTDKSAAARGRTVLEQSFGQLPDPAGPFAGRREELARIRQWVQAARAGTATRPVVVVLHGPPGSGRSALAIRAAHELRDQFRGACVVDLRGDGAQEGAREGIREGTQEGTREGTPEGTLATRPLTTRDALLHLLNRLGAPREQLLFRERTSPDQQVKRLGELYQQHLTGLPVTVVLDDAHDPEQVRALVPERSESLVLVTARTPLDLPADLPARVHELPVLPLEAAGAEELLGTVAQDASGPYDAESADRIRELCGGLPLALRIAGSSLGPRSPRALASDLAAYGPVEPAERALWLRYTDQPEPARRLLRRLALAGRASLGAAAAAALLATDREEATRLLTALADAGLVDRVRGDRYRLHAVVRAFAHARLLDEEEPAERTAAQERLIVSHAELADSVLRLVDGNMSTRSDRFTPHGFTSLDEALRWLDDESSFITAALRQAEGVDQEAVLSLLGALCDYCLLRGDLYRLGEINELAQTVGQDLLVRSVQWRTGIAARQLGELDKARTTLSSVVDLYLQAHHDAGAARALCSLGITLHHQGNLTEAAARLREALDLQAAPGLATDRAWTMHALAAVERDRARLAESLDLLTRSLVLHREGGSLHGEAWAHFQLGQLHLRRGDVPRAERELRDALDLYGRTRDARGEAWALTQLARARLVAGDAPAAEEGLRTAAARHRDNEDARGEAWTVYHLGLALEESGDLDRAVRELERSRSLFSRMRDVYGLACARHHSARVTRDQRAAQTGSLRNSGFARQLLVDARADFQRIGVAHGEAWTCLELAIVEAGNSRTPQALSLCDEALTLFTSYGDHRGEDWARFLRCTLLPYASPGGVEVGTAVASAELARLGDARDPLRDPRLSECVEAYRILLERGVRLEAGWQAWRLGMIPGRHAREVMGVAVPEAESS; encoded by the coding sequence GTGCGGGACAGCCACAGGACGGACGCCGAACGACTGCTGACTCGGGCCGTGGAGGAGGAGGTGCGGCGTTCCGGGGGACGTACCGACCGGCAGGCGCTGCTGACCCGGGCCCGCGGCGCGCTGGACGCCATGGCGGGCAGCGCCGCCGAGGAGTACGAGGCGTACGCGCGTGCCGCGGACGCGGCGCAGGCCCGCCGGACCGGCTTCGTGCGGCGCTCGGCGCGCGCGGGCGGACGGACCCCGCTGCTGGTGGCGGGCGTCGCCGCCGTGACCACCACCGTCGCCGACCTGGCACTGGGCACCGGGCCCGGTACGGCGCTCGGGGCGGGGGTCGCAGTCGGGGTCGTCGGCGCCGCCACGACCGTGGTGAAGGCCGCCGGCACGCACCGGCCCGCCGAGGGCCCGCCCGGCGGCACCGAACAGCTACGGCTCCAGTGGCTGACCGCGCTGGAGGTCCGGGGCATCCGCCCGTTCCTGGACCAGCAGCGGATGCTGGCCGCGACGACCGGCCCGAGGAAACGGCCGGGACCGCGGCTGCGCGGCACGGACAAGAGCGCGGCGGCCCGCGGGCGGACGGTACTTGAGCAGTCGTTCGGCCAACTCCCCGACCCGGCGGGGCCGTTCGCGGGTCGCCGGGAGGAACTGGCGCGGATCCGGCAGTGGGTGCAGGCGGCCCGGGCCGGCACCGCGACCCGGCCGGTGGTCGTCGTCCTGCACGGCCCGCCCGGCAGCGGCCGCAGCGCGCTCGCGATCCGCGCCGCGCACGAGCTGCGCGACCAGTTCCGCGGCGCCTGCGTGGTCGATCTGCGCGGCGACGGCGCCCAGGAAGGCGCGCGGGAGGGCATCCGGGAAGGCACGCAGGAGGGCACGCGGGAGGGCACGCCGGAGGGAACCCTCGCCACGCGGCCGCTCACCACCCGGGACGCGCTGCTGCATCTGCTGAACCGGCTCGGCGCACCCCGCGAGCAACTCCTCTTCCGGGAGCGCACCTCCCCCGACCAGCAGGTCAAACGGCTCGGCGAGCTGTACCAGCAGCATCTGACCGGGCTGCCCGTCACGGTCGTCCTGGACGACGCCCACGACCCGGAACAGGTCCGCGCGCTCGTCCCGGAACGCTCCGAGAGCCTCGTCCTCGTGACCGCCCGGACCCCGCTCGACCTCCCCGCCGATCTGCCCGCCCGGGTGCACGAACTGCCGGTGCTCCCCCTGGAGGCGGCCGGCGCCGAGGAACTCCTCGGCACGGTCGCACAGGACGCCTCGGGCCCCTACGACGCCGAATCCGCCGACCGGATCAGGGAGTTGTGCGGCGGACTCCCGCTGGCGCTGCGGATCGCCGGCTCCTCCCTGGGCCCGCGCTCCCCGCGCGCCCTCGCCTCCGACCTGGCCGCCTACGGCCCCGTGGAACCGGCGGAGCGCGCCCTGTGGCTGCGCTACACCGACCAGCCCGAACCGGCCCGCCGGCTGCTGCGGCGGCTCGCGCTCGCCGGCCGGGCCTCGCTCGGCGCCGCCGCAGCCGCCGCGCTGCTCGCCACCGACCGCGAGGAAGCGACCCGGCTGCTCACGGCACTCGCCGACGCCGGACTCGTCGACCGGGTGCGCGGCGACCGCTACCGCCTGCACGCCGTGGTCCGCGCCTTCGCCCACGCCCGGCTCCTGGACGAGGAGGAGCCGGCCGAGCGCACGGCCGCGCAGGAACGGCTGATCGTCAGCCACGCCGAACTCGCCGACTCCGTCCTGCGGCTGGTCGACGGCAACATGTCGACCCGCTCGGACCGCTTCACCCCGCACGGCTTCACCTCCCTCGACGAGGCGCTGCGCTGGCTGGACGACGAGTCCAGCTTCATCACCGCCGCCCTGCGGCAGGCCGAGGGCGTCGACCAGGAGGCCGTACTGAGCCTGCTGGGCGCGCTGTGCGACTACTGCCTGCTGCGCGGCGACCTCTACCGGCTCGGCGAGATCAACGAACTGGCCCAGACGGTCGGCCAGGATCTGCTGGTGCGCTCCGTGCAGTGGCGCACCGGCATCGCGGCCCGCCAGCTCGGCGAACTGGACAAGGCCCGGACGACCCTCAGCTCGGTCGTGGACCTGTACCTCCAGGCCCATCACGACGCCGGCGCGGCCCGCGCCCTGTGCTCCCTCGGCATCACCCTGCACCACCAGGGCAACCTCACCGAGGCGGCGGCCCGGCTGCGGGAGGCGCTGGACCTCCAGGCCGCGCCCGGGCTGGCTACCGACCGCGCCTGGACCATGCACGCCCTGGCCGCCGTCGAACGCGACCGGGCCCGCCTCGCCGAGTCCCTGGACCTGCTCACCCGCTCCCTGGTCCTGCACCGCGAGGGCGGCTCCCTGCACGGCGAGGCATGGGCGCACTTCCAGCTCGGCCAGCTCCATCTGCGGCGCGGCGACGTCCCCCGGGCGGAGCGCGAGCTGCGCGACGCCCTCGATCTGTACGGCCGCACCCGCGACGCCCGCGGCGAGGCGTGGGCCCTGACCCAGCTCGCGCGGGCCCGGCTGGTCGCCGGGGACGCCCCGGCGGCGGAGGAGGGCCTGCGCACGGCGGCCGCCCGGCACCGGGACAACGAGGACGCGCGCGGCGAGGCGTGGACCGTGTACCACCTGGGCCTGGCCCTGGAGGAGAGCGGCGACCTCGACCGGGCGGTCCGCGAGCTGGAACGCTCCCGCTCGCTGTTCTCCCGGATGCGGGACGTCTACGGCCTGGCCTGCGCCCGGCACCATTCGGCGCGGGTCACCCGGGACCAGCGCGCCGCCCAGACCGGCTCGCTGCGCAACTCCGGCTTCGCCCGGCAGCTCCTCGTCGACGCCCGCGCCGACTTCCAGCGCATCGGCGTCGCCCACGGCGAGGCGTGGACCTGCCTGGAACTGGCGATCGTCGAGGCGGGCAACAGCCGCACCCCGCAGGCCCTGTCCCTGTGCGACGAGGCCCTGACCCTCTTCACCTCCTACGGCGACCACCGCGGCGAGGACTGGGCCCGCTTCCTGCGCTGCACCCTCCTGCCGTACGCGTCACCGGGCGGGGTGGAGGTGGGCACGGCGGTGGCCTCGGCGGAACTGGCCCGGCTGGGCGACGCGCGGGATCCGCTGCGCGACCCGAGGCTCAGCGAGTGCGTGGAGGCGTACCGGATCCTCCTGGAGCGGGGCGTCCGGCTGGAGGCGGGCTGGCAGGCGTGGCGCCTGGGCATGATCCCGGGACGGCATGCGCGGGAGGTGATGGGGGTGGCGGTGCCGGAGGCGGAGTCGTCGTAG
- a CDS encoding thioredoxin domain-containing protein: protein MPNRLADETSPYLLQHAENPVDWWPWSAEAFEEARRRDVPVLLSVGYSSCHWCHVMAHESFEDQETADVLNAGFVAVKVDREERPDVDAVYMEAVQAATGQGGWPMTVFLTPDAEPFYFGTYFPPAPRHGMPSFRQVLEGVRQAWDGRRDEVAEVAGKIVRDLSGREISYGDGSPPGEQQQAQALLGLTREYDAQRGGFGGAPKFPPSMVIEFLLRHHARTGAEGALQMARDTCERMARGGIYDQLGGGFARYSVDRDWIVPHFEKMLYDNALLCRVYAHLWRATGSELARRVALETADFMVRELRTAEGGFASALDADSDDGSEDGSGRHVEGAYYVWTPGQLAEALGEDDARTAAEYFGVTEKGTFEEGASVLQLPQQEGVFDAEKVAGIRARLLARRAERPAPGRDDKVVAAWNGLAIAALAETGACFDRPDLVEAAVGAADLLVRLHLDDQARLFRTSKDGRAGIHAGVLEDYGDVAEGFLALASVTGEGVWLEFAGLLLDHVLARFTDPESGALYDTAADAERLIRRPQDPTDNAAPSGWTAAAAALLSYAAHTGSEPHRTAAEKALGVVAALGPRVPRFVGWGLAAAEALLDGPREVAVVAEGFEDPAARELLRTALLGTAPGAVVAYGATDSDEFPLLAGRSLRDGEPTAYVCRNFTCDAPTTDPERLRTALNG from the coding sequence ATGCCGAACCGCCTTGCTGACGAGACGTCCCCGTATCTGCTCCAGCACGCCGAGAACCCCGTCGACTGGTGGCCCTGGTCCGCGGAGGCGTTCGAGGAGGCACGGCGGCGGGACGTGCCGGTGCTGCTGAGCGTGGGGTATTCGAGCTGCCACTGGTGCCATGTCATGGCCCACGAGTCCTTCGAGGACCAGGAGACGGCCGATGTGCTCAACGCCGGCTTCGTGGCCGTCAAGGTCGACCGTGAGGAGCGGCCGGACGTCGACGCCGTCTACATGGAGGCCGTGCAGGCGGCCACCGGGCAGGGCGGGTGGCCGATGACCGTGTTCCTCACGCCCGACGCCGAGCCCTTCTACTTCGGTACCTACTTCCCGCCCGCGCCCCGGCACGGCATGCCGTCGTTCCGGCAGGTGCTGGAGGGGGTGCGGCAGGCGTGGGACGGGCGGCGCGACGAGGTCGCGGAGGTCGCCGGGAAGATCGTGCGGGATCTGTCGGGCCGTGAGATCTCCTACGGCGACGGCAGCCCGCCCGGGGAGCAGCAGCAGGCGCAGGCGCTGCTGGGGCTGACCCGGGAGTACGACGCGCAGCGCGGCGGGTTCGGCGGGGCGCCGAAGTTCCCGCCGTCCATGGTGATCGAGTTCCTGTTGCGGCATCATGCGCGTACCGGTGCCGAGGGTGCGCTCCAGATGGCCCGGGACACCTGTGAACGGATGGCGCGGGGCGGTATCTATGACCAGCTCGGCGGCGGCTTCGCCCGGTACTCCGTCGACCGCGACTGGATCGTGCCGCACTTCGAGAAGATGCTGTACGACAACGCGCTGCTGTGCCGGGTCTACGCCCACCTCTGGCGGGCGACCGGATCCGAACTCGCGCGCCGCGTCGCGCTGGAGACGGCCGACTTCATGGTGCGTGAACTGCGCACCGCCGAGGGCGGGTTCGCCTCCGCGCTGGACGCCGACAGCGACGACGGCAGCGAGGACGGCAGCGGGCGGCACGTCGAGGGCGCCTACTACGTGTGGACGCCGGGCCAGTTGGCCGAGGCGCTCGGCGAGGACGACGCGCGCACGGCCGCCGAGTACTTCGGGGTGACCGAGAAGGGCACCTTCGAGGAGGGCGCCTCGGTGCTGCAACTCCCGCAGCAGGAAGGCGTGTTCGACGCGGAGAAGGTGGCCGGGATCAGGGCGCGGCTGCTGGCGCGCCGGGCCGAGCGGCCCGCGCCCGGCCGGGACGACAAGGTCGTGGCCGCCTGGAACGGCCTCGCGATCGCCGCGCTGGCCGAGACCGGCGCCTGCTTCGACCGGCCGGATCTGGTCGAGGCCGCCGTCGGCGCCGCCGATCTCCTCGTGCGGCTCCATCTCGACGACCAGGCACGGCTGTTCCGCACCAGCAAGGACGGCCGGGCCGGCATCCACGCGGGGGTGCTGGAGGACTACGGCGACGTCGCCGAGGGGTTCCTCGCGCTCGCCTCGGTGACGGGGGAGGGCGTCTGGCTGGAGTTCGCCGGTCTGCTGCTCGACCATGTGCTCGCCCGCTTCACCGACCCGGAGTCCGGCGCGCTGTACGACACCGCCGCGGACGCCGAGCGCCTCATCCGGCGCCCGCAGGACCCCACCGACAACGCGGCGCCCTCCGGCTGGACCGCCGCCGCGGCCGCGCTGCTGTCGTACGCCGCCCACACCGGCTCGGAACCGCACCGCACGGCCGCCGAGAAGGCCCTCGGGGTGGTCGCGGCGCTCGGCCCGCGGGTGCCCCGGTTCGTCGGCTGGGGACTGGCCGCCGCGGAGGCGCTGCTCGACGGTCCGCGCGAAGTCGCCGTCGTGGCCGAGGGGTTCGAGGACCCGGCGGCGCGGGAGCTGCTCCGCACGGCGCTGCTGGGCACCGCCCCGGGCGCTGTCGTAGCCTATGGGGCCACGGACAGTGACGAGTTTCCGTTGCTCGCCGGACGGTCTCTGCGTGACGGTGAACCGACGGCGTACGTCTGCCGTAACTTTACGTGTGACGCTCCGACGACCGATCCGGAGCGTCTGCGCACCGCGCTGAACGGCTGA
- a CDS encoding glycosyltransferase translates to MLTSVFITAISLALFWMAAFTLWWQMHAWRTPEVLASTRFSSPDGDEHVSFSLLLPARHEQAVLDHTIQRLLESTHTDFEIIVIVGHDDPETTAVAERAAARDTRVRVVVDTHEKKNKPKAMNTALPHCRGDVVGVFDAEDQVHPELLAHVDHAFRTTGADVVQGGVQLINFHSSWYSLRNCLEYFFWFRSRLHLHAQKGFIPLGGNTVFVRTDVLRAADGWDPNCLAEDCDLGVRLSSVGKKVVVAYDSDMVTREETPGSLMSLLKQRTRWNQGFLQVYRKKDWKQLPGFGQRLLARYTLMTPFLQAFSGVIIPLNVAIALFLDVPVGIAFVTFLPAVTALVTFVFELVGLHDFGKQYGLRVRFVHYVKLVVGGPFYQVLLAGAALRAVWREQRGRNDWELTEHTGAHLTDAAPDPAVTREDVPA, encoded by the coding sequence TTGCTGACGTCTGTCTTCATCACCGCCATATCCCTGGCCTTGTTCTGGATGGCGGCCTTCACCCTGTGGTGGCAGATGCACGCGTGGCGTACGCCCGAAGTGCTCGCCTCCACCCGGTTCAGCAGTCCGGACGGGGACGAACACGTCTCCTTCTCGCTGCTGCTTCCCGCACGGCACGAACAGGCCGTGCTGGACCACACGATCCAGCGCCTGCTGGAGTCCACCCACACCGACTTCGAGATCATCGTCATCGTGGGGCACGACGACCCCGAGACCACGGCCGTGGCCGAGCGGGCCGCCGCCCGTGACACCCGGGTCCGCGTCGTCGTCGACACCCACGAGAAGAAGAACAAGCCGAAGGCCATGAACACGGCGCTGCCGCACTGCCGCGGCGACGTCGTCGGGGTCTTCGACGCCGAGGACCAGGTCCACCCGGAGCTGCTCGCCCACGTCGACCACGCCTTCCGCACCACCGGCGCGGACGTCGTCCAGGGCGGCGTCCAGCTCATCAACTTCCACTCGAGCTGGTACAGCCTGCGCAACTGCCTGGAGTACTTCTTCTGGTTCCGCTCCCGGCTCCATCTCCACGCGCAGAAGGGCTTCATCCCGCTCGGCGGCAACACCGTCTTCGTCCGCACCGACGTGCTGCGGGCCGCCGACGGCTGGGACCCCAACTGCCTCGCCGAGGACTGCGACCTGGGCGTCCGCCTGTCCAGCGTCGGCAAGAAGGTCGTCGTCGCCTACGACTCCGACATGGTGACCCGCGAGGAGACCCCGGGCTCCCTGATGTCCCTGCTCAAGCAGCGCACCCGCTGGAACCAGGGCTTCCTCCAGGTGTACCGGAAGAAGGACTGGAAGCAGCTCCCCGGCTTCGGGCAGCGCCTCCTCGCCCGCTACACCCTCATGACGCCCTTCCTTCAGGCGTTCTCCGGCGTGATCATCCCGCTCAACGTGGCGATCGCGCTCTTCCTCGACGTCCCCGTCGGCATCGCCTTCGTCACCTTCCTGCCGGCCGTGACCGCGCTCGTCACCTTCGTCTTCGAACTCGTCGGACTGCACGACTTCGGCAAGCAGTACGGCCTGCGCGTCCGGTTCGTCCACTACGTCAAGCTCGTCGTGGGCGGCCCCTTCTACCAGGTGCTCCTCGCGGGAGCCGCCCTGCGCGCCGTCTGGCGCGAACAGCGCGGCCGCAACGACTGGGAACTGACCGAACACACCGGTGCGCACCTGACCGACGCGGCACCCGACCCCGCGGTGACCCGAGAGGACGTTCCTGCGTGA
- a CDS encoding ArnT family glycosyltransferase produces the protein MTSTLPAVTTAKVPAQRRPVPDTRPTGRTAPPKRLRSSRPDLLLCGVLLVAILVVQGWNIADYPTLSDDEGTYLAQAWAVQEGRGLAHYTYWYDHPPFGWIQLALLTWIPKLISPESMTVGTMRAAMLVVSAVSAVLVYVLGRRLSLPRWAAGLGMALFGLSPLSVVLQREIFLDNLAVMWTLLAFTLAASPSRHLWHHFGAGIAAATAVLTKETMLFVLPAVLVTMWRHSHRDTRKFALTGAVTACALIGFSYPLFALLKGELFPGSGHVSLWDGIKYQMTRPGSGFILDAGSGSHGVLQSWLYYDRVLIVGGLAGALLLLLTWRWSVTARALAGPSLAVAILGLVAMRPSGYLPAMYVIQALPFLALVLAAAAASVAHGVLRRRRRPDEVRWRTGGRYALAVVLALAAGAYVVPHWYDGNRTALTADANAPYQAASKWLATEVENPADTRVLVDDALWLDLVHAGYRPGLGAIWFYKADLDPAVTKTLPNGWRDIDYVVASPTVRRDARDLPSVGAALEHSTPVATFGTGEDRIEIRRIQTVSGGVR, from the coding sequence GTGACCTCCACCCTTCCCGCGGTGACCACAGCCAAGGTCCCCGCGCAGCGCCGACCTGTGCCTGATACGCGTCCGACCGGCCGAACAGCCCCGCCGAAGCGGCTCCGCTCGTCCCGTCCCGACCTGCTGCTCTGCGGTGTCCTCCTGGTGGCGATCCTCGTCGTCCAGGGCTGGAACATCGCCGACTACCCGACCCTCAGCGACGACGAGGGCACCTATCTCGCCCAGGCGTGGGCGGTCCAGGAGGGCCGCGGCCTCGCCCACTACACCTACTGGTACGACCACCCGCCGTTCGGCTGGATCCAGCTCGCCCTGCTCACCTGGATCCCCAAGCTGATCAGCCCCGAGTCGATGACCGTCGGCACCATGCGCGCCGCGATGCTCGTGGTCAGCGCCGTCAGCGCGGTCCTCGTCTACGTCCTCGGCCGGCGGCTGTCGCTGCCGCGCTGGGCCGCCGGACTCGGCATGGCCCTGTTCGGGCTCTCCCCGCTGTCCGTCGTCCTCCAGCGGGAGATCTTCCTCGACAACCTCGCCGTGATGTGGACGCTCCTCGCGTTCACCCTGGCCGCCTCGCCCAGCCGTCACCTCTGGCACCACTTCGGCGCCGGCATCGCCGCCGCGACGGCCGTGCTCACCAAGGAGACGATGCTCTTCGTCCTCCCCGCGGTCCTGGTCACCATGTGGCGCCACAGCCACCGCGACACCCGCAAGTTCGCCCTCACCGGCGCCGTCACCGCCTGCGCCCTGATCGGCTTCTCGTACCCGCTGTTCGCCCTCCTCAAGGGCGAGCTGTTCCCCGGCAGCGGCCATGTCTCCCTCTGGGACGGCATCAAGTACCAGATGACCAGGCCCGGTTCGGGCTTCATCCTGGACGCGGGCTCCGGCTCGCACGGCGTCCTGCAGTCCTGGCTCTACTACGACCGCGTCCTGATCGTCGGCGGCCTCGCCGGCGCCCTGTTGCTCCTGCTGACCTGGCGCTGGTCGGTCACCGCCCGCGCCCTGGCCGGCCCCTCCCTCGCGGTGGCCATCCTCGGCCTGGTCGCGATGCGGCCCAGCGGCTACCTGCCCGCGATGTACGTCATCCAGGCGCTGCCCTTCCTCGCCCTGGTCCTCGCCGCCGCCGCGGCCAGCGTCGCCCACGGCGTGCTGCGCAGACGGCGCCGCCCGGACGAGGTCCGCTGGAGGACCGGTGGCCGCTACGCCCTCGCCGTCGTCCTCGCCCTGGCCGCCGGCGCCTACGTCGTCCCGCACTGGTACGACGGCAACCGCACCGCCCTCACCGCCGACGCCAACGCCCCCTACCAGGCCGCCTCCAAGTGGCTGGCCACCGAGGTGGAGAACCCGGCCGACACCCGGGTCCTGGTCGACGACGCGCTCTGGCTGGACCTCGTGCACGCCGGCTACCGGCCGGGCCTCGGCGCGATCTGGTTCTACAAGGCCGACCTCGACCCCGCCGTCACCAAGACCCTGCCGAACGGCTGGCGGGACATCGACTACGTCGTCGCCTCCCCGACCGTACGGCGCGACGCCCGCGATCTGCCGAGCGTGGGCGCCGCCCTCGAACACTCGACTCCCGTGGCCACCTTCGGCACCGGCGAGGACCGGATCGAGATCCGGCGGATCCAGACCGTCTCCGGAGGCGTCCGATGA
- a CDS encoding glycosyltransferase, which translates to MSHDHTESTAPVPDLRTAELAEPAAVTIVVPTFNESANIRRLLHLITDSVPGRLPCEVVFVDDSTDDTPEVIRDAAKDCPYPVTVIHREVPAGGLGGAVVEGMKAAGSDWIVVMDGDCQHPPSLVPELVATGERSGAGLVVASRYIKGGSRAGLAGSYRVAVSRGATWLTKSLFPRRLHGISDPMSGFFAIRRSAVTADVLKPLGYKILLELAVRSRPRGVSEVPFVFQDRFAGESKSSAQEGLRFLRHLAGLRTASPAARMVGFGLIGLSGFLPNLLGLYALTAAGLHYVPAEILANQLGVAWNFVLIEHLLFRDRRAHRRWWDRVGRFALLANADLVLRIPLIALFVHRFGMDALSATALALVTTFVLRFAGTEALVYLPRKGLRRSRSTARSTA; encoded by the coding sequence ATGAGCCACGACCACACCGAGTCCACCGCACCCGTCCCCGATCTGCGCACCGCCGAACTCGCCGAACCCGCAGCGGTCACCATCGTCGTCCCGACCTTCAACGAGTCGGCGAACATCCGCCGTCTGCTGCACCTGATCACCGACTCGGTGCCCGGCCGGCTGCCCTGCGAGGTCGTCTTCGTGGACGACTCCACCGACGACACCCCCGAGGTCATCCGGGACGCGGCCAAGGACTGCCCGTACCCGGTCACCGTGATCCACCGCGAGGTGCCGGCCGGCGGGCTCGGCGGCGCGGTCGTCGAGGGCATGAAGGCCGCCGGGTCGGACTGGATCGTCGTCATGGACGGCGACTGCCAGCACCCGCCCTCCCTGGTACCGGAGCTGGTCGCCACCGGCGAACGCTCCGGCGCCGGACTGGTCGTCGCCTCCCGGTACATCAAGGGCGGCAGCCGCGCCGGACTCGCCGGCAGCTACCGGGTCGCCGTCTCGCGCGGCGCGACCTGGCTCACCAAGTCCCTGTTCCCGCGCAGGCTGCACGGCATCAGCGACCCGATGAGCGGCTTCTTCGCGATCCGGCGCAGCGCCGTCACGGCGGACGTCCTCAAACCGCTCGGCTACAAGATCCTCCTCGAACTCGCCGTCCGCAGCAGGCCGCGCGGGGTCAGCGAGGTCCCGTTCGTCTTCCAGGACCGCTTCGCCGGCGAGTCCAAGTCCTCCGCGCAGGAGGGCCTGCGCTTCCTGCGCCATCTGGCCGGGCTGCGCACCGCCTCCCCGGCCGCCCGCATGGTCGGCTTCGGCTTGATCGGCCTGAGCGGCTTCCTGCCGAACCTGCTCGGCCTGTACGCCCTCACCGCCGCGGGACTGCACTACGTACCGGCGGAGATCCTCGCCAACCAGCTCGGCGTGGCCTGGAACTTCGTCCTCATCGAACACCTGCTGTTCCGCGACCGCCGCGCCCACCGCCGCTGGTGGGACCGGGTCGGCCGGTTCGCGCTGCTCGCCAACGCCGACCTGGTGCTGCGCATCCCGCTGATCGCGCTGTTCGTGCACCGCTTCGGGATGGACGCGCTGTCCGCGACCGCGCTGGCGCTGGTGACCACGTTCGTCCTGCGCTTCGCCGGCACGGAAGCGCTGGTCTACCTCCCGCGCAAGGGACTGCGCCGGAGCCGTTCCACCGCAAGGAGCACTGCGTGA